A window from Corynebacterium singulare encodes these proteins:
- a CDS encoding PRC and DUF2382 domain-containing protein — translation MGKNIKDLFDATAYDNAGEKLGSVKEVFVDEQTGQPTFVEVNHGLFGMNSSLVPLRGHDFNGDDLKLAFSKDRIEGAPDFDSDKPLTPEAQSDIFKHYNLENAQDVTTYRDERTDTTTGAGVAGAGAAGAGVAGAGAGAHANDETVTTERTETTDRAAATDRAAGHNLTDNDNELIRSEERLDVNKERVATGEARLRKYVVTDTETVEVPVEREEVRVERTPISEADAANFNGTIGDNDTAEASVTLHEERVNVDKKTVPVEKVNLSKETIQDTETHTEELRKEQIDTDGITETRK, via the coding sequence ATGGGCAAGAACATCAAGGATCTTTTCGACGCAACCGCTTACGACAACGCTGGCGAGAAGCTCGGCTCTGTCAAGGAGGTCTTCGTTGATGAGCAGACCGGTCAGCCGACCTTCGTTGAGGTCAACCACGGCCTGTTCGGCATGAACTCCAGCCTGGTCCCGCTCCGCGGCCACGACTTCAATGGTGATGACCTCAAGCTGGCTTTCTCCAAGGATCGTATTGAGGGCGCCCCGGACTTCGACTCCGATAAGCCGCTGACCCCGGAGGCACAGTCTGACATCTTCAAGCACTACAACCTGGAGAACGCCCAGGACGTCACCACCTACCGTGACGAGCGCACTGACACCACCACCGGTGCTGGCGTTGCTGGCGCAGGTGCTGCAGGCGCTGGCGTTGCCGGTGCAGGCGCAGGCGCTCACGCAAACGATGAGACCGTGACCACCGAGCGCACCGAAACCACCGACCGCGCTGCTGCCACCGACCGCGCTGCTGGTCACAACCTGACCGACAACGACAACGAGCTCATCCGTTCCGAGGAGCGTCTGGACGTCAACAAGGAGCGCGTTGCTACCGGCGAGGCACGTCTGCGCAAGTACGTCGTGACCGACACCGAGACCGTTGAGGTCCCGGTTGAGCGCGAAGAGGTTCGCGTCGAGCGCACCCCGATCTCCGAGGCTGACGCCGCTAACTTCAACGGCACCATCGGTGACAACGACACCGCAGAGGCTTCCGTCACCCTGCACGAGGAGCGCGTGAACGTTGACAAGAAGACCGTCCCGGTTGAAAAGGTCAACCTGTCCAAGGAGACCATCCAGGACACCGAGACCCACACCGAGGAGCTGCGCAAGGAGCAGATCGATACCGACGGTATCACTGAGACCCGCAAGTAA
- the fdnG gene encoding formate dehydrogenase-N subunit alpha, whose protein sequence is MSRFSPLNWPVVRQIRNKDAFGRDLSTQSAKSEELRGRTVDADRVVQSVCPYCAVGCSQRVYVKDDRVIQIEGDPDSPISRGRLCPKGSASEQLINSSSRVTTIKYRAPYATEWQDLDEETAMNMIADRFVESRKKHWEDVDKQGRPLNRTMGIAGLGGATLDNEENYLIKKLFTATGAIQVENQARIUHSATVPSLGTSFGRGGATQPLQDMANADCIVIEGSNMAECHPVGFQWVVEAKKRGARIIHVDPRYTRTSAFANRHIGIRGGTDVVLLGAIIKYVLDNDLYFHDYVVNYTNAASIISPDFQDTEDLEGLFSGYDAETGKYVTDSWQYVRKPEGSSWNVEKDPTLENPNTVFQILKRHYSRYTPEMVEETCGISQEDFYYLADSIADNSKPDRTTCFAYALGFTQHTLGAQFIRTAAILQLLMGNVGRPGSGIMALRGHASIQGSTDIPTLFNSLPGYLPMPHVEQANWSEYLNSFRKEDQKGFWQLGENYAVSLMKSYWGDAATEENEWGFNLMPRLSGAHSTYETLLAMLRHEVEGYFVFGQNPAVAQSNGGMQRRGLAALKWLVVRDFQEIETASFWKDSPEIKNGELKTEEIGTEVFLMPAATHVEKSGTFTQTQRMVQWRFQAVPPPGQARSEAWFFYQLGKKIRERLADSTDPRDLPIKSITWDYTEDEHGDPSSDEILREINGYYLDGPKKGQLLPAFTEMRADGTTSGGCWIYTGIYKDGINHAAKKVPGSEQNEVALDWGWVWPANRRILYNRASAKPDGTPWSERKKYVWWDESQGMWVGDDVPDFPATKRPDYVAPVDAVGPDALDGDDPFIMQADGLGWLFAPQGLSDGPLPTHYEPQESPVTNALYKQQQSPTRLTIKREDNLSRPEPGEVGADVFPFVFSTYRLTEMYTSGAMSRRLPFLAELQPGLFCEVDKDLAEKRGLVNGEWATIVSPRGVIEAQVLVTDRMEMLTINGEEFHQIGLPYHYGESETTDVAGDGANDLLGLTLEPNVFIQNSKVGACDIQPGRRPRGEARLDLLREYQERAKLTVESGNQVLDVSDAFTTEAQATDENTGNDSTAGNVADYEGKEG, encoded by the coding sequence ATGTCTCGTTTTAGTCCGCTGAACTGGCCGGTCGTCCGCCAGATTCGCAATAAGGATGCCTTCGGCCGTGACTTGTCTACGCAGTCGGCCAAGAGCGAGGAGCTGCGTGGCCGCACCGTGGACGCCGACCGCGTGGTCCAATCCGTCTGCCCCTATTGCGCGGTGGGCTGCTCCCAGCGCGTGTACGTCAAGGATGACCGCGTCATCCAGATCGAGGGTGACCCGGATTCCCCGATTTCGCGCGGACGCCTGTGCCCCAAGGGCTCGGCCTCTGAGCAGCTCATTAACTCCTCGTCGCGCGTCACCACAATTAAGTACCGTGCACCTTATGCCACTGAGTGGCAGGACTTGGATGAAGAAACCGCGATGAACATGATCGCGGATCGCTTTGTGGAGTCGCGTAAGAAGCATTGGGAGGACGTCGATAAGCAGGGGCGTCCCCTCAACCGCACTATGGGCATCGCCGGATTGGGTGGTGCAACACTGGACAATGAGGAGAATTACCTCATTAAGAAGCTGTTTACGGCAACCGGTGCGATTCAGGTTGAGAACCAGGCGCGCATATGACACTCCGCCACCGTTCCTAGTCTAGGAACTTCGTTTGGCCGCGGCGGCGCAACCCAACCGCTGCAGGATATGGCGAATGCGGACTGCATCGTCATTGAGGGTTCTAACATGGCGGAATGCCACCCCGTGGGTTTCCAGTGGGTCGTTGAAGCCAAGAAGCGTGGTGCACGCATCATCCACGTTGATCCGCGCTACACACGCACGTCCGCGTTTGCGAACCGCCACATTGGCATTCGCGGTGGTACGGATGTGGTGCTGTTGGGCGCCATCATTAAGTACGTGCTGGACAATGACCTGTATTTCCACGATTACGTGGTGAATTACACGAACGCTGCGTCCATCATCTCGCCCGATTTCCAGGACACCGAGGACCTCGAGGGCCTGTTCTCGGGATACGATGCGGAAACGGGCAAGTACGTCACGGATTCGTGGCAGTACGTGCGCAAGCCTGAGGGCTCGTCGTGGAACGTGGAGAAGGATCCGACCCTAGAGAACCCGAACACGGTGTTCCAGATTCTCAAGCGCCACTACTCGCGCTATACGCCTGAGATGGTGGAGGAGACCTGCGGTATTTCACAGGAGGACTTCTACTACCTGGCGGATTCCATCGCGGATAATTCCAAGCCGGACCGCACTACCTGCTTCGCCTACGCACTGGGCTTTACCCAGCACACTCTAGGAGCACAGTTCATCCGTACGGCGGCGATCTTGCAGCTGCTCATGGGCAATGTGGGCCGCCCTGGCTCCGGCATCATGGCCCTGCGCGGCCATGCCTCGATTCAGGGGTCGACGGATATCCCGACGCTGTTCAACTCCCTGCCGGGGTACCTGCCCATGCCGCACGTGGAGCAGGCGAACTGGAGTGAGTACCTTAACTCCTTCCGCAAGGAAGACCAGAAGGGCTTCTGGCAGTTGGGTGAGAACTATGCGGTCTCACTGATGAAGTCTTACTGGGGTGACGCCGCCACCGAAGAGAATGAGTGGGGATTCAACCTCATGCCGCGCCTGTCCGGCGCGCATTCAACGTATGAAACCTTGTTGGCAATGCTCCGCCACGAGGTTGAAGGCTACTTCGTCTTTGGCCAGAACCCAGCGGTGGCGCAGTCCAACGGCGGCATGCAACGCCGTGGCCTGGCGGCACTGAAGTGGCTGGTTGTGCGCGATTTCCAGGAGATTGAAACCGCCAGCTTCTGGAAGGACTCTCCGGAAATCAAGAACGGTGAGCTTAAGACCGAAGAGATTGGCACCGAAGTCTTCCTTATGCCGGCAGCTACCCACGTGGAGAAATCCGGCACGTTTACTCAAACCCAGCGCATGGTGCAGTGGCGCTTCCAGGCGGTTCCGCCGCCGGGCCAAGCCCGCAGTGAGGCATGGTTCTTCTACCAGCTGGGAAAGAAAATCCGTGAGCGTCTTGCTGATTCAACTGACCCACGTGACCTCCCCATCAAGTCCATAACATGGGATTACACTGAGGACGAGCATGGCGATCCGAGCTCAGACGAGATCTTGCGTGAAATCAACGGCTACTACCTCGACGGACCAAAGAAAGGGCAGCTCCTGCCTGCCTTTACGGAAATGCGTGCGGATGGCACGACGTCCGGTGGTTGCTGGATTTACACCGGTATCTACAAGGACGGCATCAACCATGCAGCAAAGAAGGTGCCGGGTTCGGAACAGAACGAGGTTGCCTTGGACTGGGGCTGGGTATGGCCAGCTAACCGCCGCATTCTCTACAACCGAGCCTCGGCAAAGCCCGATGGAACTCCATGGTCGGAGCGCAAGAAGTACGTGTGGTGGGATGAATCCCAGGGCATGTGGGTCGGTGACGACGTGCCTGACTTCCCAGCAACGAAGCGTCCGGATTACGTGGCGCCCGTCGATGCCGTGGGACCAGACGCCCTCGATGGTGATGATCCCTTCATCATGCAGGCAGACGGCCTGGGCTGGCTCTTTGCGCCGCAGGGGCTTTCCGACGGCCCCCTGCCCACCCACTACGAGCCACAAGAGTCTCCGGTGACGAACGCGCTGTACAAGCAGCAGCAGTCGCCAACGCGCTTGACCATTAAGCGTGAGGACAACCTTTCCCGCCCCGAGCCAGGGGAGGTCGGCGCGGACGTGTTCCCGTTTGTCTTCTCCACCTATCGCCTGACGGAGATGTATACCTCAGGTGCTATGTCACGCCGGCTGCCGTTCCTGGCGGAGCTGCAACCCGGCTTGTTCTGTGAGGTGGATAAGGACTTGGCGGAAAAGCGCGGGCTGGTCAACGGCGAGTGGGCCACCATTGTCTCGCCGCGCGGCGTTATCGAGGCCCAGGTTTTGGTGACCGACCGCATGGAGATGCTCACCATCAACGGCGAGGAGTTCCACCAGATCGGTCTACCGTATCAC